A single Phragmites australis chromosome 4, lpPhrAust1.1, whole genome shotgun sequence DNA region contains:
- the LOC133916260 gene encoding argininosuccinate lyase, chloroplastic — protein MAVTSQSLIFRAPVSASASLSCGRLVPPARRVAVTLRGRGAAFPAVAAASASMASSESEEKETKLWGGRFEEGVTDAVERFTESISYDWQLYKYDIMGSKAHASMLAGQGLITAGDRDIILEGLDQIERLIQEGKFEWRKDREDVHMNIEAALIERVGEPAKKLHTARSRNDQIVTDLRLWSRDAIDKILIRIKQLQVSLVMLASKYVDLIVPGYTHLQRAQPVLLPHLLLSYVEQLERDAGRLVNCRERMNFCPLGACALAGTGLPIDRFKTAKDLNFTAPMKNSIDAVSDRDFVLEFLAANSITAVHLSRIGEEWVLWASEEFGFLTPSDSVSTGSSIMPQKKNPDPMELVRGKSARVVGDLMTVLTLCKGLPQAYNRDLQEDKEPLFDSVKAILGMLEVCTEFAQNISFNSKRIQSSLPAGYLDATTLADYLVKKGVPFRTSHEIVGRSVVLCASKNCQLAELDLDDLKAVHPVFEGDVYEYLGVENAVNKFISYGSTGSEQVKKQLEDWRIQLRISA, from the exons ATGGCCGTAACCTCCCAATCCCTAATCTTCCGGGCACccgtctccgcctccgcctccctctcctgcggcCGCCTCGTTCCCCCCGCCCGCCGCGTCGCCGTCACCCTCCGGGGCCGTGGCGCCGCCTTCCCGGCCGTAGCGGCAGCCTCCGCCTCGATGGCGTCCTCGGAGAGCGAGGAGAAGGAGACCAAGCTGTGGGGCGGGAGGTTCGAGGAGGGCGTCACCGACGCCGTGGAGCGCTTCACGGAGTCCATCTCCTACGACTGGCAGCTCTACAAGTACGACATCATGGGCAGCAAGGCCCACGCCTCCATGCTCGCCGGTCAG GGTTTGATAACGGCTGGTGATAGGGACATCATTTTAGAGGGGCTCGATCAGATTGAGAGGctgattcaagaaggtaagtTTGAGTGGAGAAAAGACCGGGAGGACGTTCATATGAACATTGAAGCTGCTCTGATTGAAAGGGTTGGTGAGCCGGCCAAGAAGCTGCATACCGCTAGGAGCCGCAATGACCAAATCGTGACAGATCTAAGACTATGGTCCCGTGATGCTATTGACAAGATTTTGATTCGTATCAAGCAGCTTCAG GTGTCTCTGGTTATGTTAGCTTCAAAATATGTTGATTTAATAGTCCCTGGTTATACTCATCTGCAAAGGGCACAGCCTGTTTTGCTGCCACATCTTCTCTTATCATATGTTGAACAG TTGGAGCGTGATGCTGGACGGCTGGTCAACTGCAGGGAGCGAATGAATTTCTGCCCTCTTGGTGCTTGTGCTTTGGCCGGAACTGGACTTCCCATTGATAGGTTTAAAACTGCTAAAGATTTGAATTTTACGGCTCCGATGAAGAACAG CATTGATGCAGTATCAGACCGTGACTTTGTATTGGAGTTCCTTGCTGCCAATTCAATTACTGCTGTTCATCTTTCCCGAATTGGTGAAGAATGGGTTTTATGGGCATCAGAGGAGTTTGGGTTCCTGACACCAAGTGACTCAGTTTCTACAGGAAGCAGCATTATGCCACAGAAGAAAAATCCGGATCCAATGGAGCTTGTTCGTGGGAAATCTGCTAGGGTTGTTGGAGATCTCATGACTGTCCTGACCCTCTGTAAAGGCCTTCCACAGGCCTACAACCGCGATCTTCAG GAAGACAAGGAACCGTTGTTTGATAGTGTGAAGGCCATATTAGGGATGCTTGAAGTATGCACGGAGTTTGCACAAAATATCTCTTTTAATTCGAAAAGAATACAAAGTTCCCTGCCTGCCGGTTATCTAGATGCAACAACGCTAGCGGATTATCTTGTGAAGAAG GGTGTTCCATTCAGAACTTCTCACGAGATAGTTGGAAGGTCTGTAGTTCTATGTGCCTCGAAGAACTGTCAACTAGCTGAACTTGACCTGGATGACCTAAAAGCTGTTCATCCTGTATTTGAGGGCGACGTCTACGAATATTTGGGAGTGGAAAACGCTGTAAACAAGTTCATATCGTATGGCTCCACTGGTTCAGAACAAGTAAAGAAGCAACTTGAGGATTGGCGTATCCAGCTCAGGATCAGTGCATGA